In Tripterygium wilfordii isolate XIE 37 chromosome 23, ASM1340144v1, whole genome shotgun sequence, one genomic interval encodes:
- the LOC119993168 gene encoding probable disease resistance protein At4g27220: MAAEIVVPIVAEQVVPPAASWIKRQIGYVFNFKRNVDNFNDQLQRLKLQRERIQHDVDDATRTYQRLIESDVQDWLKRVNAINENAEPFLKETERAKKGCLFGFCPNVKARYRLSKKSVDLSKDAADLLATQFPSVSYRPPPQRISFATIKDYETFESRAWHLEEIMKAFKNPNVNMIGVWGMGGVGKTTLVKKAAEQANVDRIFDVVVLSEVSLNQDLRRIQGEIADALGFKFEVETISGRSNQLRERLQKEKKILVILDNIWATLDLGKLGIPYHKGCKILMTSRYEDVLTEIGSDSSNIKVDTLDVREAWNLFEKMAGDVLKVRNLLPIAIEISKRCGGLPILINTVARSLRNRKDLHTWKVALEQLEKFKNAEFDARVYSTLELSYNHLSSNDMKELFLLCGLRLNTDFSIEDLLNYCRILDSFEDNDQLEDRRNKLHKLVRDLKSACLLLDAEKSGYIKMHDVVCKFAVSFARRKHNIFIEEYDAELEEWPKKNTVAKFSSICFPHNYIHRLQEGWECEELKLFILHSKNRGLEIPSSFFQGLGGIMVLDIKNIIIPSLPSSLCYLNNLYTLSLEECELEDIAIIGNLVGLEVLRIVNTNISCLPEEIRQLTRLKLFSVSRCYNLEVIPPNVISSWTRLEELSMEESFANWQAEGVNHQNACLAELKTLSKLVSLDIHIPNSDIMPNDLFSNKLERFKILIGDGWDWQWSSEYETSQRLKLKLSTSIHLKPDIQELLKKTQDLYLDELVDVNSVFELDREGFPGLRCLHVQNGLNFQYIVNSNTRAPCHIFPDLEVLSLANLMNLKMICHGQLGVESFNKLRVVKVRRCEEINVDEPISLLNGKIMLPNLEELHLSHIGAQKIWDNSLLAMPRCFHTLRTLELSGCDKLKFLLPVDVVTSLMQLERLTVQNCNLMEGIIEGVAGQMIFPQLRSLSLISLPKLKRFCTGNSIEFPSLSYIWIVNCPELKSFIFDEKEVSNDDLPPPLFDEKVKLPTIETLHIWSVNLKRIWHNELPPESFCKLGYLWLLGCGNVLHIFPSNMLTRLQNLRKLKIENCKSMDMIFDLEGSNALEINITKAPIFRKLESITISYCPSVRYIFPLSIGSGLQELEELVINCCMAVEKIVAMEGGDADVRFEFPKVTSLKLRQLPKLRSFYPGIHTSEWPLLKKLQVVECDELKIIASECWNVEEGAQPLFLYEKEIFPNLEDLSLSWNYIMKQMWHGEFQFEMFCSLKSLEVWEYDDESFPPGFFKKLPNLEELCVSRSTLDEIFSNGGVIGEAGELSTFCILKILRLSYWDRLKILFPSSLLSFCNLIELEISYCDGLTYLMSCSTAKTMMQLEKLKVFECKMMTSIVECVGECEAEEDIIFHQLKELEIEYMPNVSSFCGSAKHAFKFPSLDYVFVERCPNLKTFCEGPLSTFKLRGLSVMVPVSPSTRISEEYWNGDLNTTIQTLYKGKYLQEYGNMRSIGMATSMLA; the protein is encoded by the exons ATGGCGGCCGAGATTGTTGTTCCAATTGTTGCAGAGCAGGTGGTTCCTCCTGCTGCAAGTTGGATTAAACGTCAAATTGGTTATGTGTTCAACTTCAAAAGAAATGTTGATAATTTTAATGATCAACTCCAAAGACTGAAACTTCAGAGAGAGAGGATCCAGcatgatgttgatgatgcaaCTAGGACATATCAAAGGCTGATTGAAAGCGACGTTCAAGACTGGCTGAAGCGAGTGAACGCAATTAATGAGAATGCAGAACCTTTTTTGAAGGAAACAGAGAGGGCAAAGAAGGGGTGTTTGTTTGGGTTTTGTCCTAATGTGAAGGCAAGGTATCGGCTTAGTAAGAAATCTGTGGACTTATCAAAGGATGCAGCAGATCTTCTGGCGACGCAGTTTCCAAGTGTTTCATATCGTCCTCCTCCACAAAGAATAAGTTTTGCAACCATCAAGGATTATGAGACCTTCGAATCAAGAGCATGGCATTTGGAAGAAATTATGAAGGCCTTCAAAAATCCTAATGTCAACATGATTGGCGTTTGGGGTATGGGTGGCGTGGGCAAAACCACTCTTGTGAAGAAAGCTGCTGAACAAGCCAATGTAGACAGGATTTTTGATGTGGTGGTTTTATCGGAGGTATCTTTAAATCAAGACttgagaaggattcaaggagaAATTGCGGATGCCTTAGGCTTCAAATTCGAGGTGGAGACAATTTCTGGGAGATCCAACCAATTACGTGAACGTTtgcagaaagaaaagaaaattctagTGATTCTTGATAATATTTGGGCAACGCTTGATCTGGGAAAGTTGGGAATACCTTACCACAAAGGATGCAAAATATTGATGACATCTAGATATGAGGATGTATTAACCGAGATTGGTAGTGATAGTTCGAACATCAAGGTTGATACATTAGATGTTAGGGAGGCTTGGAATTTATTTGAGAAAATGGCAGGGGATGTCTTGAAAGTTCGCAATTTGCTACCTATTGCTATTGAAATATCTAAACGATGTGGAGGTTTACCAATTTTGATTAACACAGTTGCAAGATCCCTAAGAAATAGAAAGGATTTACATACTTGGAAAGTAGCCTTGGAACAATTAGAAAAGTTTAAAAATGCTGAATTTGATGCACGAGTGTATTCAACTCTAGAATTAAGTTACAATCATTTGAGTAGTAATGACATGAAAGAGTTGTTCTTGCTTTGTGGTCTACGGTTAAATACTGATTTTTCCATTGAGGATTTGTTGAACTACTGCAGGATCCTTGATTCTTTCGAAGACAATGATCAGCTGGAAGATAGGAGAAACAAGTTGCATAAATTGGTTAGAGATCTCAAATCCGCATGTTTGTTATTAGATGCTGAAAAATCTGGTTACATCAAAATGCATGATGTGGTTTGCAAGTTTGCTGTGTCATTTGCACGCCGAAAGCATAATATTTTCATTGAAGAATATGATGCTGAATTGGAAGAATGGCCCAAAAAGAATACAGTTGCAAAGTTCTCTTCCATATGTTTTCCTCACAATTATATTCACAGACTACAAGAAGGATGGGAATGCGAAGAGCTAAAGTTATTTATTCTACATTCCAAAAATCGTGGTTTGGAGATTCCTAGTTCATTTTTCCAAGGGTTGGGAGGAATTATGGTCTTAGATATTAAGAATATCATAATTCCATCTTTGCCTTCATCCCTTTGTTATCTAAATAACctttacactctctctcttgaGGAGTGTGAGTTGGAAGATATAGCCATAATTGGAAATCTAGTTGGACTGGAAGTTCTTCGCATTGTGAATACAAACATCTCCTGTTTGCCTGAGGAAATAAGACAATTGACTCGTCTGAAGTTGTTCAGTGTCAGCAGGTGTTATAATCTTGAAGTGATTCCACCAAATGTCATTTCATCGTGGACTCGATTAGAAGAATTGTCTATGGAAGAAAGCTTTGCAAATTGGCAGGCTGAAGGAGTTAATCATCAAAATGCTTGCCTTGCTGAGTTGAAAACATTATCTAAGCTGGTCAGCTTAGATATTCACATTCCAAATTCTGATATTATGCCAAATGACTTGTTCTCAAACAAGTTAGAaagatttaaaatattaataggAGATGGTTGGGACTGGCAATGGTCTAGCGAGTACGAAACCTCACAGAGGTTGAAACTCAAACTCTCCACAAGCATTCATTTGAAGCCTGATATTCAGGAATTGTTGAAGAAAACTCAAGATCTTTATCTCGACGAATTGGTTGATGTTAACAGTGTTTTTGAGTTAGATAGGGAGGGTTTTCCAGGATTGAGATGTTTGCATGTCCAGAATGGTCTCAACTTCCAATACATAGTAAACTCAAACACAAGGGCCCCTTGTCACATTTTTCCTGACTTGGAGGTACTCTCTCTTGCAAACTTGATGAACCTTAAGATGATTTGTCACGGCCAACTTGGAGTAGAGTCGTTTAATAAATTGAGAGTTGTGAAAGTGAGAAGATGTGAAGAAATCAATGTGGATGAACCCATCTCACTTCTTAATGGGAAG ATAATGCTTCCCAACTTGGAGGAGTTACATCTATCTCATATTGGAGCTCAAAAAATATGGGACAACAGTCTTCTAGCAATGCCACGTTGTTTTCATACATTGAGAACTTTGGAATTGTCAGGCTGTGACAAATTAAAGTTCTTATTACCCGTTGATGTGGTCACAAGTCTCATGCAACTCGAAAGACTTACGGTACAAAACTGTAATTTAATGGAAGGGATAATAGAAGGAGTCGCAGGTCAGATGATCTTCCCCCAATTACGTAGTCTGAGTCTTATAAGTCTTCCGAAACTCAAAAGATTCTGCACAGGAAATTCTATTGAATTTCCATCCTTGTCCTATATCTGGATAGTCAATTGCCCCGAATTGAAGTCGTTCATCTTTGATGAAAAGGAAGTCAGCAATGATGACCTCCCACCTCCTCTCTTTGATGAAAAG GTGAAACTCCCTACCATTGAAACATTACACATCTGGTCCGTTAACCTGAAAAGAATATGGCACAATGAACTCCCCCCAGAATCCTTTTGCAAACTCGGTTATCTTTGGCTGTTGGGCTGTGGAAATGTATTGCACATTTTTCCGTCTAATATGCTGACAAGACTCCAGAACCTACGAAAATTGAAGATAGAAAATTGCAAGTCAATGGATATGATATTTGATTTGGAAGGGTCAAATGCTTTGGAGATAAATATTACAAAGGCCCCCATATTCAGAAAACTAGAGTCCATAACAATAAGTTATTGTCCAAGTGTGAGATATATTTTTCCACTCTCTATAGGCAGTGGACTTCAGGAACTTGAGGAGTTAGTTATTAACTGCTGTATGGCAGTTGAGAAAATTGTTGCAATGGAAGGGGGAGATGCGGATGTTAGGTTCGAGTTCCCAAAAGTCACTTCCCTGAAACTTCGACAACTACCAAAACTAAGAAGTTTCTACCCTGGAATTCATACCTCAGAATGGCCACTGTTAAAGAAATTGCAAGTTGTGGAATGTGATGAACTGAAAATAATTGCTTCTGAATGTTGGAATGTGGAAGAAGGAGCGCAACCACTTTTTTTGTATGAAAAG GAGATATTCcccaaccttgaagatttgtcATTGAGTTGGAATTACATTATGAAGCAGATGTGGCATGGagaatttcaatttgaaatgttctGCAGTTTAAAATCCCTTGAGGTTTGGGAGTATGATGATGAATCTTTTCCACCAGGTTTCTTTAAGAAACTGCCAAATTTGGAAGAACTTTGTGTATCGCGTAGTACTTTGGATGAGATATTCTCCAATGGAGGAGTCATTGGCGAGGCTGGAGAGCTCTCAACATTTTGCATTCTCAAAATTCTGAGATTGAGTTATTGGGACAGATTGAAAATTCTGTTTCCGTCCTCACTGCTGTCATTCTGCAATTTGATTGAACTGGAGATATCATATTGTGATGGATTGACTTACTTAATGTCTTGCTCGACAGCTAAAACAATGATGCAGCTTGAGAAATTGAAGGTATTTGAATGTAAAATGATGACGTCCATTGTAGAATGTGTAGGGGAATGTGAGGCAGAGGAGGATATCATTTTCCACCAACTGAAAGAACTAGAAATTGAATATATGCCAAACGTTTCAAGCTTCTGCGGCTCAGCGAAACATGCATTCAAATTTCCATCATTGGACTATGTATTTGTGGAACGTTGCCCCAATCTAAAAACTTTTTGCGAGGGGCCACTTTCCACTTTTAAGCTCCGGGGTCTCAGTGTAATGGTACCAGTATCTCCATCAACACGGATATCTGAAGAGTATTGGAATGGCGACCTCAATACTACCATACAGACCTTGTATAAAGGAAAG TATCTCCAAGAATATGGAAATATGAGGAGCATTGGAATGGCGACCTCAATGCTAGCATAG